One window of the Janthinobacterium sp. PAMC25594 genome contains the following:
- a CDS encoding IS4 family transposase encodes MARLVLQRALDPAWVDALFERERGAQYQRELLFSTTVELMSVVAVGLRPSLHAAAQAYPDLPVSVQALYDKVKHTEPNLVRALVTGSVERLGDVITPFLQGNAPLVPGYRTRIVDGNHLPASEKRLKPLRAFRGAAMPGQSLVVYDPDSGLVVDMEPCEDAHSQERAVMPPLLERSHPGDLWIADRNFSTRMILSEWDRRGCAFIVREHGRTPNPAPLDELTYRGRIATGAVFEQCVAIPGATGQKVASRRIELQLYKPTDDGEMILRLLTNLPKEHFSARAIARLYSKRWRIETMFQRLESVLHSEVKTLGHPRAALFAFGIAILAYNVLTVLQRAVSTAHDLVASGIELSPFYVAVEVRAHYAGMVMAVPTKAWRRYDAMCASELSKLLLQIAAYAKPKTLRKHPRGPKKTVKKGYVAGAVARRHVSTARVLKDGAVNVHL; translated from the coding sequence ATGGCAAGGCTGGTGCTGCAACGTGCCCTCGATCCTGCTTGGGTCGATGCACTGTTCGAGCGTGAACGTGGCGCCCAATACCAGAGGGAGCTACTGTTCTCGACGACAGTCGAACTGATGTCCGTGGTCGCAGTTGGGCTGCGGCCATCGCTTCACGCTGCAGCGCAGGCTTACCCTGATTTGCCTGTTTCGGTGCAAGCTTTATATGACAAGGTCAAGCATACCGAGCCGAACCTGGTACGGGCTCTGGTCACCGGCAGCGTCGAGCGCCTTGGAGATGTGATCACGCCATTTTTGCAGGGGAATGCACCGCTGGTTCCGGGTTACCGCACCCGAATCGTGGACGGTAACCATTTGCCTGCAAGCGAAAAGCGGTTGAAGCCTTTACGCGCCTTTCGCGGCGCCGCAATGCCTGGCCAGTCCCTTGTGGTGTATGACCCTGATTCGGGCCTGGTCGTCGATATGGAGCCTTGCGAAGATGCACACTCGCAGGAACGCGCCGTAATGCCGCCGTTACTAGAGCGTTCGCATCCGGGCGACCTGTGGATTGCTGATCGCAACTTCAGCACGCGCATGATCCTGTCCGAATGGGATCGCCGTGGGTGTGCCTTCATCGTGCGTGAGCACGGTCGTACGCCCAATCCGGCACCGCTCGACGAGCTGACATATCGAGGGAGAATCGCGACCGGCGCCGTCTTTGAACAGTGCGTTGCCATCCCTGGAGCTACAGGACAGAAGGTAGCATCACGTCGCATTGAACTGCAACTTTACAAGCCCACTGACGATGGCGAAATGATTCTCCGATTACTGACGAATCTACCAAAAGAGCATTTCAGTGCACGCGCCATTGCTCGCCTATACAGCAAGCGCTGGCGGATCGAGACAATGTTCCAGCGGCTCGAATCGGTCTTGCACAGTGAAGTCAAGACTCTCGGACACCCGCGCGCAGCCTTGTTCGCGTTCGGTATCGCGATCCTGGCCTATAACGTGCTGACTGTCTTGCAGCGCGCGGTAAGCACCGCGCACGACTTGGTTGCCAGCGGCATTGAGCTATCGCCGTTTTATGTGGCCGTGGAGGTACGGGCGCACTATGCCGGCATGGTGATGGCTGTGCCAACCAAAGCATGGCGGCGCTACGACGCCATGTGTGCATCAGAGCTGAGCAAATTACTGCTTCAGATTGCCGCTTACGCCAAACCAAAAACGCTGCGCAAACACCCTCGCGGCCCGAAAAAAACAGTAAAAAAAGGCTACGTGGCCGGCGCTGTTGCGCGACGCCACGTATCAACGGCACGGGTATTAAAAGACGGTGCTGTCAATGTACACCTTTAA
- a CDS encoding phage tail sheath C-terminal domain-containing protein: MKTPGVYIVEQDAFPNTVVEVATAIPVFLGYTEKAADGPVSKARIPTRIGSLVDYVRIFGGPPVPRFSLAPGVNQKTLTAALAQQFFLYHGVKLYFMNGGGPAYVISVGTFASVQVYGIQASDFMPEGDPAGVREAPFDALKKVLDVTLIVAPDSVLLAGADDCYQFWQAALQHCGGMQNRMALIDIHGGGRQRTFDPDGDVISGKKDGLREKIGSNFLNYGAAYYPWLNFDVVDEGSITYDSLQDAGLALLADALKAELAAMKPQPSAQMQGNMNTLYAAIQHRLPADAVPLPAGTESRTAVIARRHDQLRQVSPLYQRVVADMLALANQLPPACAMAGVYARTDESAGVWMAPANTSIMGALSPMVDISHDDQEDLNMPLDGRAVNAIRTLPTRGLVVWGARTLDGNSDDWRYINVRRTLIMLEQSIKNAMLAYVFAPNAATTWAAVQNMISNFLTSQWQSGALAGAKAQDAFSVQIGLGSSMSGDDILNGYMRVSIRVALLHPAEFIVLTFQQQQLVS; this comes from the coding sequence TTGAAGACCCCCGGCGTGTATATCGTCGAGCAGGATGCATTTCCCAATACGGTAGTCGAGGTGGCCACGGCGATACCGGTGTTTCTCGGCTACACCGAGAAGGCTGCCGACGGACCTGTTTCCAAGGCACGCATTCCCACCCGTATCGGCTCGCTGGTGGACTATGTGCGTATCTTCGGCGGCCCACCGGTGCCGAGGTTTTCGCTGGCCCCCGGCGTCAACCAGAAGACCCTCACCGCCGCATTGGCGCAGCAGTTTTTCCTTTACCACGGTGTGAAGCTGTACTTCATGAACGGCGGCGGACCGGCCTACGTGATATCGGTGGGAACCTTTGCCAGTGTCCAGGTCTATGGTATCCAAGCCTCGGATTTCATGCCGGAAGGTGATCCCGCCGGCGTCAGGGAAGCCCCGTTCGATGCCTTGAAAAAAGTGCTGGATGTGACGCTGATCGTGGCGCCGGACAGTGTCTTGCTCGCTGGTGCGGACGATTGCTACCAGTTCTGGCAGGCGGCGCTCCAGCATTGCGGCGGCATGCAGAACCGCATGGCGCTGATCGACATCCATGGCGGCGGCAGGCAGCGTACCTTTGACCCGGACGGTGATGTTATTTCCGGCAAGAAGGATGGCTTGCGCGAGAAAATCGGCAGCAATTTCCTCAACTACGGCGCGGCCTATTATCCGTGGCTCAATTTTGATGTGGTCGACGAAGGCAGCATCACCTACGACAGCCTGCAAGACGCAGGGCTGGCGTTGCTGGCTGACGCGCTCAAGGCCGAACTGGCGGCGATGAAGCCGCAACCCTCCGCGCAGATGCAAGGCAACATGAACACCCTGTATGCCGCCATCCAACATCGGCTGCCGGCCGACGCCGTTCCACTGCCAGCCGGCACGGAAAGCCGCACGGCGGTGATTGCGCGCCGTCATGACCAGCTTCGGCAGGTGAGTCCCTTGTACCAGCGCGTGGTGGCCGACATGCTGGCGCTGGCCAACCAGTTGCCGCCGGCCTGCGCCATGGCTGGCGTGTACGCGCGGACGGATGAAAGTGCTGGCGTGTGGATGGCGCCGGCCAACACCAGCATCATGGGGGCGCTCTCGCCGATGGTGGATATCTCGCATGACGACCAGGAGGATCTGAACATGCCGCTCGACGGGCGGGCGGTCAACGCGATCCGCACCCTTCCCACGCGTGGCCTGGTGGTGTGGGGCGCGCGCACGCTCGATGGCAACAGCGATGACTGGCGCTACATCAACGTGCGCCGCACGCTGATCATGCTGGAGCAATCGATCAAGAACGCGATGCTCGCCTATGTCTTCGCGCCCAACGCGGCCACGACCTGGGCGGCGGTGCAGAACATGATCTCCAACTTCCTGACCAGCCAGTGGCAGAGCGGGGCGCTGGCCGGCGCCAAGGCGCAGGATGCGTTCAGCGTGCAGATCGGTCTGGGCAGCAGCATGAGCGGCGACGATATCCTGAACGGTTATATGCGCGTGTCGATACGCGTGGCATTGCTTCATCCGGCCGAATTCATCGTGCTGACATTCCAGCAGCAACAGCTGGTTTCCTGA
- a CDS encoding Imm70 family immunity protein has product MGLYLCVFDGDEELEGVEVGSYADFNFFRDAVAATVETGTVGTVCPVLNTHSDSDGEWTSQEAERLLAELMQIAEVLCCYPPVEFNSEWKKEVAKTFGLCPQTLLDCFFDIDGESLVARLKQLAQISISSGQPILFQ; this is encoded by the coding sequence ATGGGACTGTATCTTTGTGTGTTTGATGGAGATGAAGAATTGGAAGGTGTCGAAGTCGGCTCGTATGCGGATTTCAATTTTTTTCGTGACGCTGTCGCTGCCACCGTTGAAACTGGAACAGTTGGTACAGTGTGTCCAGTGCTTAATACTCATTCCGATAGTGATGGTGAGTGGACAAGTCAGGAAGCTGAACGTTTACTTGCTGAGTTGATGCAGATAGCAGAGGTGCTGTGTTGCTATCCTCCTGTTGAATTCAATTCCGAATGGAAGAAAGAAGTTGCTAAGACTTTTGGTCTTTGTCCTCAAACATTGCTGGATTGCTTTTTTGATATTGATGGTGAATCATTAGTAGCACGATTGAAGCAGCTAGCACAGATTAGTATTTCTAGTGGACAACCAATTTTATTTCAATGA